Proteins from a single region of Scleropages formosus chromosome 22, fSclFor1.1, whole genome shotgun sequence:
- the setd5 gene encoding histone-lysine N-methyltransferase SETD5 isoform X3, with protein sequence MSIVIALGVTTPETSYSDMAAGSDPESVEASPAVNEKTYSNHSCGSAQNHGYRGLPYADHNYGAPPPPTPPASPLSHTIIPRVELSDVMCSDLVDDNTADSDSSSDEDEDVGVPSWCPCSLTQDGFLIKCDSCRGLERRKGVDAQRRKPENVSVGDSSATESGDEEVSPSTVSYTATQHTPTSITLTVNRVKRSKPKKRKKSTEKAQGTPKPKKIKAFREGSRKSMRMKNSTTEASTLDENTEEGWESKIRQWTDQYEEALANQYSADVQTLLQLHREGKTSTAATMDNINRTELACNNTVVGSQMQLQLGRVTRVQKHRKILRAARDLETDTLIIEYRGKVMLKQQFEVNGHFFKKPYPFVLFYSKFNEVEMCVDARTFGNDARFIRRSCTPNAEVRHMIADGMIHLCIYAVTRITKDSEVTIGFDYEFNSCNYKVDCACHKGNQNCPVQKHNLNPPEQLLRPPSLPVQVGAETRRRKARRKELEAGVLCSISDESSQPPEETRGGSMGASDAEEGLCDGLKMDDGEEAELDENGALIQSRRTREERKAEAIMQVFENLEKRRKRGSQIQDRSQGSGTGVEESKQEDAELGDSTAPLAGTVPMPTGVGVSTRRASYFTEAPPEVEKVQVAPPAPKPPPARSSKPRPKSRISRYRSSSSQRARRQRQALAQQAADQVPSMTEEGAVGTPGSELGVGEGVLAGGQPADIDGLAGAAIGAPGNKAGLRYPKTKKYLVTEWLNDKVLEKPECPVERPLRITTDPTVLATTLNMLPGLSHSPLICTTPKHYVRFGSPFTPERRRRPVIVDGSYGSFKKRWIKQAQDESLNSSCVEGGLQSSSSHQSNSSSSASSPFKAEISAPFKKRKCKYSWEPLVVPQEELLRPLSPITPPLPCNPPQPLLILSSTDERHNGYSLNYSPLPSLPTSRCNTPLQFENISSPEASPVHRPESLSPEPCLRPDLDGPRAALPDLSLPSSLESPAATEDAPTVVQESFGVAPLLAEAQLREQSFRTEFNLIYTCSPLNSNMGEGLSGRRLSQSEGGFSPAESFRSSAGGQGLLLEAGSRPLSPYMEPHYMESGTSPHPSNPPQKKKRANLHTISLLTGKPDYQALSVRSEYKTVQNMVSLLEYRKRKQGAKEPEGGGNTSNPEPPSGLRSPHSCFSSPAHPSIPQVEEVSPPDRSMVSHSRPQDSTSHWMVPTSVERLREGQGVLERVLRGSLKMERVLKRVEAGADKESELNDAESFEAQVVSRAQVSPVKSPQRYSHSPSMYPHQLQSHLSETHQKTEPAAFLQQSASSPFRGSYSPSTPSPGQGYYSRLSSRPLPQDLSQQQSPNPAPSYPNHPSSVDLTLCGTPGKTGGAQQHHHHQLCSSGGTTTGVDGSQFYSGSHLKPSMSNSGLTTSATSVPRSLSLPQISTKTDTIATTGNPLSHASRLSQQPKAQTLSPESSGQTMLQTGARLLPTSGSQHYAQRGTPISQFQHPQIQGSGVRTQTGSY encoded by the exons ATGAGCATAGTAATCGCGCTGGGAGTCACCACACCTGAAACGTCCTACTCAGACATGGCTGCTGGATCAGA CCCTGAGTCGGTGGAAGCAAGTCCTGCTGTGAATGAGAAGACCTACTCCAACCACAGCTGTGGAAGTGCTCAGAACCATGGTTACCGGGGACTGCCCTATGCT GACCACAACTATGGTGCACCCCCTCCTCCGACCCCACCCGCATCCCCACTGTCCCACACGATCATCCCCCGCGTGGAACTCAGTGACGTCATGTGCTCTGACCTTGTGGATGATAACACGGCTGATAGTGACAGCTCCTCTGACGAAGATGAGGATGTAGGTGTGCCAAGTTGGTGCCCCTGCAGCCTGACACAAGATGGCTTCCTTATTAAGTGCGACAGTTGTAG GGGCTTGGAGAGGAGGAAAGGGGTTGATGCTCAGCGAAGGAAACCAGAAAATGTGTCCG TTGGGGACAGCAGTGCGACAGAGAGTGGCGATGAAGAAGTCTCTCCATCCACGGTGTCTTACACAGCCACCCAGCACACACCCACCAGTATCACCCTCACTGTCAATCGTGTTAAGAGGAGCAAGCccaagaagaggaaaaagagtACAGAGAAAGCACAGGGAACACCAAAACCCAAAAAAATCAAG GCCTTCAGAGAGGGTTCTAGGAAGTCCATGAGGATGAAG AACTCAACGACGGAAGCAAGCACGCTAGACGAGAACACAGAGGAGGGCTGGGAGTCCAAGATCCGCCAGTGGACAGACCAGTACGAGGAGGCCTTGGCCAACCAATACAGTGCAGATGTTCAGACACTGCTCCAGCTGCATCGTGAAGGCAAAACGTCCACAGCCGCTACCATGGACAACATCAACCGGACAGAGCTGGCCTGTAACAACACTGTTGTCGGTTCACAGATGCAG TTACAGCTGGGAAGGGTCACACGTGTACAGAAGCACAGAAAGATTCTGCGTGCTGCTCGGGACTTGGAGACGGACACTCTTATCATTGAGTATCGGGGCAAAGtcatgctgaaacagcagttTGAGGTCAATGGACACTTCTTCAAAAA GCCCTACCCCTTTGTGCTGTTCTACTCAAAGTTCAATGAAGTAGAGATGTGTGTTGATGCACGGACGTTTGGCAATGATGCACGCTTCATCAGGAGGTCGTGTACACCCAACGCTGAG GTTCGACACATGATTGCTGATGGCATGATCCATTTGTGCATCTATGCAGTTACTCGTATCACAAAGGACTCAGAAGTCACCATTGGCTTTGATTATGAGTTCAATAGCTG CAACTACAAAGTGGACTGTGCCTGCCACAAAGGGAACCAGAACTGTCCCGTGCAGAAACACAACCTGAACCCACCCGAACAGCTGCTGCGTCCCCCCTCATTGCCCGTGCAGGTGGGGGCCGAGACACGCAGGCGGAAAGCACGACGGAAAGAGCTGGAAGCAGGGGTCCTGTGCAGCATATCTGACGAAAGTAGCCAACCCCCTGAGGAAACCCGGGGGGGTAGCATGGGAGCCAGTGATGCAgag GAGGGGCTCTGTGACGGGTTGAAAATGGACGATGGGGAAGAGGCAGAACTTGACGAAAATGGTGCTTTAATCCAGAGTAGACGG ACCCGTGAGGAGCGCAAGGCTGAGGCAATCATGCAGGTGTTTGAAAAtttggagaagaggaggaagagaggcTCACAGATCCAGGACAGAAGCCAGGGTTCTGGGACAGGAGTGGAGGAATCCAAGCAGGAGGATGCTGAACTAGGGGACAGCACAGCCCCTCTGGCTGGGACAGTCCCCATGCCAACTGGAGTGGGTGTTAGCACAAGGCGTGCTTCCTACTTTACT GAAGCTCCTCCAGAAGTTGAAAAAGTTCAGGTTGCCCCTCCtgcccccaaaccccccccagcCAGGTCATCCAAGCCTCGACCCAAGAGCCGCATATCCCGGTATCGATCAAGCTCATCACAGAGGGCCAGGCGCCAGCGGCAGGCTCTGGCCCAACAAGCTGCAGACCAAGTCCCCAGTATGACTGAGGAAGGTGCAGTTGGTACCCCTGGAAGTGAGCTGGGAGTGGGCGAAGGAGTGCTTGCTGGGGGACAGCCTGCTGACATAGATGGTCTGGCAGGGGCAGCAATAGGAGCTCCGGGCAACAAGGCTGGCCTTCGATATCCTAAAACCAAGAAG taccttgtgacagagtggttGAACGACAAGGTGCTGGAGAAACCAGAGTGCCCTGTGGAGCGGCCCCTACGCATCACCACAGATCCCACGGTGCTGGCCACCACCCTCAACATGCTGCCTGGCCTTTCACACTCACCCCTTATTTGCACCACCCCCAAACACTACGTGCGCTTTGGTTCACCGTTCACCCCGGAGAGACGCCGGCGTCCTGTTATTGTGGACGGATCCTATGGTTCGTTCAAGAAG CGATGGATCAAGCAGGCTCAGGACGAGAGTTTGAATTCATCCTGCGTTGAGGGTGGGTTGCAATCCAGCTCATCACAccaaagcaacagcagcagcagtgcttcCAGCCCCTTCAAAGCTG AAATATCAGCACCTTTCAAGAAGCGGAAATGCAAGTACTCCTGGGAGCCGCTGGTCGTGCcacaggaggagctgctgagGCCTTTGTCCCCCATCACACCACCCCTACCTTGCAACCCCCCACAGCCGTTGCTCATCCTGAGCTCCACTGATGAGAGGCACAATGGCTACAGCTTGAATTACTCTCCTCTCCCATCTCTGCCCACCAGTCGCTGCAACACGCCACTGCAGTTTGAG AATATCTCATCCCCTGAGGCATCCCCCGTGCACAGGCCAGAGTCATTGTCACCTGAG CCGTGCTTGCGCCCAGACCTGGACGGGCCACGTGCGGCACTGCCTGACCTCTCCCTTCCCTCCAGCTTGGAGAGCCCCGCAGCAACAGAGGATGCCCCCACAGTTGTACAGGAATCTTTTGGGGTAGCCCCTTTGTTGGCAGAGGCTCAGCTTCGGGAGCAGTCATTCCGGACAGAGTTCAACCTCATTTACACCTGCTCTCCCCTCAACTCCAACATGGGCGAGGGCCTTAGTGGGAGGCGCCTCTCACAGTCTGAGGGTGGCTTCTCTCCTGCAGAGTCCTTCCGGAGTTCTGCAGGTGGCCAAGGATTGCTGTTAGAGGCAGGATCAAGGCCTCTGTCACCATACATGGAGCCACACTACATGGAGAGTGGAACATCCCCACACCCTAGCAATCCCCCACAAAAGAAGAAG AGGGCCAACCTGCATACCATTAGTCTGCTGACAGGAAAGCCAGATTACCAGGCTTTATCTGTAAGAAGTGAATACAAGACAGTGCAGAATATG GTGTCCCTGCTAGAGTACCGCAAGAGGAAGCAGGGTGCCAAGGAACCAGAGGGTGGAGGTAATACCAGCAACCCAGAGCCTCCCAGCGGCCTCCGCTCCCCCCATAGCTGTTTCTCCTCCCCTGCCCACCCTTCCAtcccccaggtggaggaggtgaGTCCTCCAGACCGTAGTATGGTGTCCCACTCAAGGCCTCAGGACAGCACCAGCCATTG GATGGTTCCTACCTCCGTGGAGCGGCTGCGGGAAGGACAGGGGGTGCTGGAGCGAGTGCTGAGGGGCAGTCTCAAAATGGAGCGTGTGCTGAAGCGTGTGGAGGCTGGCGCTGATAAGGAGTCTG AACTCAATGATGCAGAGAGTTTTGAAGCCCAGGTAGTGTCACGTGCCCAAGTGTCTCCTGTGAAAAGCCCCCAGAGGTACAGCCACAGTCCCTCCATGTATCCCCATCAG CTGCAGTCACACCTATCAGAGACTCATCAGAAAACGGAACCTGCGGCCTTTCTGCAGCAGAGCGCCTCATCACCCTTCCGTGGGTCCTACAGCCCCTCAACCCCTTCCCCTGGTCAGGGGTACTACTCCCGCTTATCCTCACGTCCTCTGCCTCAGGACCTCTCCCAGCAACAGTCACCAAATCCAGCCCCCTCCTATCCAAACCATCCCTCATCTGTGGACTTGACATTATGTGGAACCCCTGGAAAGACTGGTGGTGCCCAGCAGCATCACCATCACCAGTTGTGCAGCAGTGGTGGCACTACCACTGGAGTGGACGGATCCCAGTTTTACAGCGGGAGCCACCTCAAACCCAGCATGTCGAACAGCGGACTGACTACGTCAGCCACCTCAGTCCCTAGGTCACTCTCGCTCCCCCAAATCAGCACCAAAACGGATACTATTGCCACCACAGGAAATCCATTGTCCCATGCCTCCAGGCTGTCCCAGCAGCCCAAGGCGCAGACCTTAAGCCCAGAGAGTTCTGGGCAAACGATGCTGCAGACGGGGGCACGGCTGTTGCCGACGTCCGGCTCCCAGCACTATGCGCAGCGTGGGACGCCCATCAGCCAGTTTCAGCATCCTCAAATCCAGGGTTCAGGAGTAAGGACACAGACGGGAAGCTACTAG
- the setd5 gene encoding histone-lysine N-methyltransferase SETD5 isoform X4 — protein sequence MSIVIALGVTTPETSYSDMAAGSDPESVEASPAVNEKTYSNHSCGSAQNHGYRGLPYAMQQSCVVCCQDHNYGAPPPPTPPASPLSHTIIPRVELSDVMCSDLVDDNTADSDSSSDEDEDVGVPSWCPCSLTQDGFLIKCDSCRGLERRKGVDAQRRKPENVSVGDSSATESGDEEVSPSTVSYTATQHTPTSITLTVNRVKRSKPKKRKKSTEKAQGTPKPKKIKAFREGSRKSMRMKNSTTEASTLDENTEEGWESKIRQWTDQYEEALANQYSADVQTLLQLHREGKTSTAATMDNINRTELACNNTVVGSQMQLQLGRVTRVQKHRKILRAARDLETDTLIIEYRGKVMLKQQFEVNGHFFKKPYPFVLFYSKFNEVEMCVDARTFGNDARFIRRSCTPNAEVRHMIADGMIHLCIYAVTRITKDSEVTIGFDYEFNSCNYKVDCACHKGNQNCPVQKHNLNPPEQLLRPPSLPVQVGAETRRRKARRKELEAGVLCSISDESSQPPEETRGGSMGASDAEEGLCDGLKMDDGEEAELDENGALIQSRRTREERKAEAIMQVFENLEKRRKRGSQIQDRSQGSGTGVEESKQEDAELGDSTAPLAGTVPMPTGVGVSTRRASYFTEAPPEVEKVQVAPPAPKPPPARSSKPRPKSRISRYRSSSSQRARRQRQALAQQAADQVPSMTEEGAVGTPGSELGVGEGVLAGGQPADIDGLAGAAIGAPGNKAGLRYPKTKKYLVTEWLNDKVLEKPECPVERPLRITTDPTVLATTLNMLPGLSHSPLICTTPKHYVRFGSPFTPERRRRPVIVDGSYGSFKKRWIKQAQDESLNSSCVEGGLQSSSSHQSNSSSSASSPFKAEISAPFKKRKCKYSWEPLVVPQEELLRPLSPITPPLPCNPPQPLLILSSTDERHNGYSLNYSPLPSLPTSRCNTPLQFENISSPEASPVHRPESLSPEPCLRPDLDGPRAALPDLSLPSSLESPAATEDAPTVVQESFGVAPLLAEAQLREQSFRTEFNLIYTCSPLNSNMGEGLSGRRLSQSEGGFSPAESFRSSAGGQGLLLEAGSRPLSPYMEPHYMESGTSPHPSNPPQKKKVSLLEYRKRKQGAKEPEGGGNTSNPEPPSGLRSPHSCFSSPAHPSIPQVEEVSPPDRSMVSHSRPQDSTSHWMVPTSVERLREGQGVLERVLRGSLKMERVLKRVEAGADKESELNDAESFEAQVVSRAQVSPVKSPQRYSHSPSMYPHQLQSHLSETHQKTEPAAFLQQSASSPFRGSYSPSTPSPGQGYYSRLSSRPLPQDLSQQQSPNPAPSYPNHPSSVDLTLCGTPGKTGGAQQHHHHQLCSSGGTTTGVDGSQFYSGSHLKPSMSNSGLTTSATSVPRSLSLPQISTKTDTIATTGNPLSHASRLSQQPKAQTLSPESSGQTMLQTGARLLPTSGSQHYAQRGTPISQFQHPQIQGSGVRTQTGSY from the exons ATGAGCATAGTAATCGCGCTGGGAGTCACCACACCTGAAACGTCCTACTCAGACATGGCTGCTGGATCAGA CCCTGAGTCGGTGGAAGCAAGTCCTGCTGTGAATGAGAAGACCTACTCCAACCACAGCTGTGGAAGTGCTCAGAACCATGGTTACCGGGGACTGCCCTATGCT ATGCAACAGTCTTGCGTTGTGTGTTGTCAGGACCACAACTATGGTGCACCCCCTCCTCCGACCCCACCCGCATCCCCACTGTCCCACACGATCATCCCCCGCGTGGAACTCAGTGACGTCATGTGCTCTGACCTTGTGGATGATAACACGGCTGATAGTGACAGCTCCTCTGACGAAGATGAGGATGTAGGTGTGCCAAGTTGGTGCCCCTGCAGCCTGACACAAGATGGCTTCCTTATTAAGTGCGACAGTTGTAG GGGCTTGGAGAGGAGGAAAGGGGTTGATGCTCAGCGAAGGAAACCAGAAAATGTGTCCG TTGGGGACAGCAGTGCGACAGAGAGTGGCGATGAAGAAGTCTCTCCATCCACGGTGTCTTACACAGCCACCCAGCACACACCCACCAGTATCACCCTCACTGTCAATCGTGTTAAGAGGAGCAAGCccaagaagaggaaaaagagtACAGAGAAAGCACAGGGAACACCAAAACCCAAAAAAATCAAG GCCTTCAGAGAGGGTTCTAGGAAGTCCATGAGGATGAAG AACTCAACGACGGAAGCAAGCACGCTAGACGAGAACACAGAGGAGGGCTGGGAGTCCAAGATCCGCCAGTGGACAGACCAGTACGAGGAGGCCTTGGCCAACCAATACAGTGCAGATGTTCAGACACTGCTCCAGCTGCATCGTGAAGGCAAAACGTCCACAGCCGCTACCATGGACAACATCAACCGGACAGAGCTGGCCTGTAACAACACTGTTGTCGGTTCACAGATGCAG TTACAGCTGGGAAGGGTCACACGTGTACAGAAGCACAGAAAGATTCTGCGTGCTGCTCGGGACTTGGAGACGGACACTCTTATCATTGAGTATCGGGGCAAAGtcatgctgaaacagcagttTGAGGTCAATGGACACTTCTTCAAAAA GCCCTACCCCTTTGTGCTGTTCTACTCAAAGTTCAATGAAGTAGAGATGTGTGTTGATGCACGGACGTTTGGCAATGATGCACGCTTCATCAGGAGGTCGTGTACACCCAACGCTGAG GTTCGACACATGATTGCTGATGGCATGATCCATTTGTGCATCTATGCAGTTACTCGTATCACAAAGGACTCAGAAGTCACCATTGGCTTTGATTATGAGTTCAATAGCTG CAACTACAAAGTGGACTGTGCCTGCCACAAAGGGAACCAGAACTGTCCCGTGCAGAAACACAACCTGAACCCACCCGAACAGCTGCTGCGTCCCCCCTCATTGCCCGTGCAGGTGGGGGCCGAGACACGCAGGCGGAAAGCACGACGGAAAGAGCTGGAAGCAGGGGTCCTGTGCAGCATATCTGACGAAAGTAGCCAACCCCCTGAGGAAACCCGGGGGGGTAGCATGGGAGCCAGTGATGCAgag GAGGGGCTCTGTGACGGGTTGAAAATGGACGATGGGGAAGAGGCAGAACTTGACGAAAATGGTGCTTTAATCCAGAGTAGACGG ACCCGTGAGGAGCGCAAGGCTGAGGCAATCATGCAGGTGTTTGAAAAtttggagaagaggaggaagagaggcTCACAGATCCAGGACAGAAGCCAGGGTTCTGGGACAGGAGTGGAGGAATCCAAGCAGGAGGATGCTGAACTAGGGGACAGCACAGCCCCTCTGGCTGGGACAGTCCCCATGCCAACTGGAGTGGGTGTTAGCACAAGGCGTGCTTCCTACTTTACT GAAGCTCCTCCAGAAGTTGAAAAAGTTCAGGTTGCCCCTCCtgcccccaaaccccccccagcCAGGTCATCCAAGCCTCGACCCAAGAGCCGCATATCCCGGTATCGATCAAGCTCATCACAGAGGGCCAGGCGCCAGCGGCAGGCTCTGGCCCAACAAGCTGCAGACCAAGTCCCCAGTATGACTGAGGAAGGTGCAGTTGGTACCCCTGGAAGTGAGCTGGGAGTGGGCGAAGGAGTGCTTGCTGGGGGACAGCCTGCTGACATAGATGGTCTGGCAGGGGCAGCAATAGGAGCTCCGGGCAACAAGGCTGGCCTTCGATATCCTAAAACCAAGAAG taccttgtgacagagtggttGAACGACAAGGTGCTGGAGAAACCAGAGTGCCCTGTGGAGCGGCCCCTACGCATCACCACAGATCCCACGGTGCTGGCCACCACCCTCAACATGCTGCCTGGCCTTTCACACTCACCCCTTATTTGCACCACCCCCAAACACTACGTGCGCTTTGGTTCACCGTTCACCCCGGAGAGACGCCGGCGTCCTGTTATTGTGGACGGATCCTATGGTTCGTTCAAGAAG CGATGGATCAAGCAGGCTCAGGACGAGAGTTTGAATTCATCCTGCGTTGAGGGTGGGTTGCAATCCAGCTCATCACAccaaagcaacagcagcagcagtgcttcCAGCCCCTTCAAAGCTG AAATATCAGCACCTTTCAAGAAGCGGAAATGCAAGTACTCCTGGGAGCCGCTGGTCGTGCcacaggaggagctgctgagGCCTTTGTCCCCCATCACACCACCCCTACCTTGCAACCCCCCACAGCCGTTGCTCATCCTGAGCTCCACTGATGAGAGGCACAATGGCTACAGCTTGAATTACTCTCCTCTCCCATCTCTGCCCACCAGTCGCTGCAACACGCCACTGCAGTTTGAG AATATCTCATCCCCTGAGGCATCCCCCGTGCACAGGCCAGAGTCATTGTCACCTGAG CCGTGCTTGCGCCCAGACCTGGACGGGCCACGTGCGGCACTGCCTGACCTCTCCCTTCCCTCCAGCTTGGAGAGCCCCGCAGCAACAGAGGATGCCCCCACAGTTGTACAGGAATCTTTTGGGGTAGCCCCTTTGTTGGCAGAGGCTCAGCTTCGGGAGCAGTCATTCCGGACAGAGTTCAACCTCATTTACACCTGCTCTCCCCTCAACTCCAACATGGGCGAGGGCCTTAGTGGGAGGCGCCTCTCACAGTCTGAGGGTGGCTTCTCTCCTGCAGAGTCCTTCCGGAGTTCTGCAGGTGGCCAAGGATTGCTGTTAGAGGCAGGATCAAGGCCTCTGTCACCATACATGGAGCCACACTACATGGAGAGTGGAACATCCCCACACCCTAGCAATCCCCCACAAAAGAAGAAG GTGTCCCTGCTAGAGTACCGCAAGAGGAAGCAGGGTGCCAAGGAACCAGAGGGTGGAGGTAATACCAGCAACCCAGAGCCTCCCAGCGGCCTCCGCTCCCCCCATAGCTGTTTCTCCTCCCCTGCCCACCCTTCCAtcccccaggtggaggaggtgaGTCCTCCAGACCGTAGTATGGTGTCCCACTCAAGGCCTCAGGACAGCACCAGCCATTG GATGGTTCCTACCTCCGTGGAGCGGCTGCGGGAAGGACAGGGGGTGCTGGAGCGAGTGCTGAGGGGCAGTCTCAAAATGGAGCGTGTGCTGAAGCGTGTGGAGGCTGGCGCTGATAAGGAGTCTG AACTCAATGATGCAGAGAGTTTTGAAGCCCAGGTAGTGTCACGTGCCCAAGTGTCTCCTGTGAAAAGCCCCCAGAGGTACAGCCACAGTCCCTCCATGTATCCCCATCAG CTGCAGTCACACCTATCAGAGACTCATCAGAAAACGGAACCTGCGGCCTTTCTGCAGCAGAGCGCCTCATCACCCTTCCGTGGGTCCTACAGCCCCTCAACCCCTTCCCCTGGTCAGGGGTACTACTCCCGCTTATCCTCACGTCCTCTGCCTCAGGACCTCTCCCAGCAACAGTCACCAAATCCAGCCCCCTCCTATCCAAACCATCCCTCATCTGTGGACTTGACATTATGTGGAACCCCTGGAAAGACTGGTGGTGCCCAGCAGCATCACCATCACCAGTTGTGCAGCAGTGGTGGCACTACCACTGGAGTGGACGGATCCCAGTTTTACAGCGGGAGCCACCTCAAACCCAGCATGTCGAACAGCGGACTGACTACGTCAGCCACCTCAGTCCCTAGGTCACTCTCGCTCCCCCAAATCAGCACCAAAACGGATACTATTGCCACCACAGGAAATCCATTGTCCCATGCCTCCAGGCTGTCCCAGCAGCCCAAGGCGCAGACCTTAAGCCCAGAGAGTTCTGGGCAAACGATGCTGCAGACGGGGGCACGGCTGTTGCCGACGTCCGGCTCCCAGCACTATGCGCAGCGTGGGACGCCCATCAGCCAGTTTCAGCATCCTCAAATCCAGGGTTCAGGAGTAAGGACACAGACGGGAAGCTACTAG